CTGCATGTAGTGTGGCCTTGGGCACACTGCTAAGCCTCCCCACATTTCAATTCCCTCACCAACCAAATGTCAATGACAGCATGAACCTCAGAGGGCTGCTGGGGAGTGAATACCACAAGTGAAGTATTTCCACAAGTATGTGCTGCATATTGAAGTATGGGATCCAATGTTCACTAATCATTGCAAAGACCCGATAAATACAAGTGCTATGGAGAAGTAATACACGGAGCTTCTTTTTGCTGCTTAATGAGTGCCTTCCTATAGTTCCCCTAATGCATGTGACTGTTTTATAAAAGCTTTCTTGCAAAATTTGCAGTTATTGCTGGCAGTCTTTTCTTTTAAACACTCGCTTCCATGTTCATACCTTCTAAAACGGAATCATCAAGAATTTTGTCTCCATACAACCAGtatctgaaatatttaaaagattaaaattaatttttctttttaggttAGATGGCAATTTCATTATTCAAGAAGAAATTCAGTATTTTCTGTTACTTACCGTAACCCTCTTGTGGCTAAGATGAATTCCCCTTTCTGTAACCTTATCCGAGGCTCTTCAGTGCAGGGGCTCGTGAAGAATGTTTTAATTCCTCTATTCAAAGGACAGCAGGTACCACTATAATCTTCTATCACTTTATACCGGACCTGGCATCAGTGAGTAGAACAATTTAACATTAATCCGTGTATGAAGTTTTCTAAGCTTGAATGTAAACTGTTAAAGGGAGACCCAGAATACCAGGCAACAAGTCTTTCCCTTCTGTTTCGCTATCTACCCAGTTCCCTTATAGAAGGTAATTAATTGATGCTTCTAATTCTCAGGCTTTTCTTACCCTTCATTTCAAGCACATGGCtaagaataaaattttagaagCAGTGCTGCCCAATGGAACTTTCTGCAATGGTGGAGATGTTTTATACTTGGGGTATACAGTGTGGTATCCCCTAGCCACAAGTAGATACTGAACACTTTTAACGTGGCTGGTGCAACCAAGGAatgtaaatttgaattttatttaatttaaattaatttaaatttaaataaccacATGTAGCTTGTGGCCACTGAATTAATTGTTCAGCATCACTTTAAGGACAAGTTTCCCACTAGGGAACTATATTGAGGATAATTATCTATTGACAATATAAATTGATTAAATTCCCTCCAAACCTGTAGTCCAAACTAtctgaatgaaaacaaaagtaaaatgcaTCAAAGTTCAATAAGTGaattaagaaatattatttaataaaagcCAACAGTTGGTTTTTTACTTAGAGGCAATTTTAAAAGCTACATAAAAGTGCTGAGCctgacaaaaggaaaagaaattagtATCACTGCAAAAGAATTACTTACACTTCTGACTCTTTTATCTGCTTTTTGTTTCAACTGTTCTATCTGTTTGgaagatacaaaaagaaaaaatgaaatctcaTATCTCAACACTGAAAAACAGGGTTTCCTCATTTACTGTATCAGAGTGACATGACAAACTCCCAATTTTCCAACATTTCAAATTGCTACAATTTAAaggctacttttttttaaaataaagcatggaAAAAAGGCTCTGTGACTAAAAACCAACACTGAAGTGGGACTTTCTTCTCAGTGTTCCCTCTCCAATGTCTTTATCTGTGTATAGTCACAGAGCATCCCCTGTGGCCCAGCAATCAAGGATATGTGGTCTCTGCCCTCTGGGGGCTGCCAGGCTAGTCCCTTACGATGAAATAGTTCAGAGACTCACTGAGTCTTTACAGAGACTGCAAAGTTAATCAACAATGAGTCTTGATTAAAAGTCATCATTTCGCCTCCTCTTTTCCACTTATTCAGCTACAATTTGTTAAATGACACTACACTAGATATAAGGGGAAATAATCTCTGCTTAGAATCTTGCCAAACTAAGTTAAAGATACAAAGATTAAAATGGATTCCTCATGTGCTCATAAAACTAGTATATGATCAGGTGCCAAATCCAGATGAGtctagatgggggtggggggactggaGCTGGTCTGAGTAATTTCTGATAAAGAGGAGGTCATATGGCATAGAAAAAACTGTGGGGGAAGAACTGTATCAGGGATTTGCTGAGTGGACTAGGCTGATTGGAAAGGCTGATTTCCTCCAGGATGTAGgtggtctgacaaaatgtggtccagtgaagggaatggcaaaccacctcagcattcttgcctcgagaaccccatgtgtacatgttagttgcttagtcatgtctgactctgtgcaaccccccagactgcagccaaccaggcctctccgtccatgggattctccaggcaagaacagtggggtgggttgccatttccttctccaaaaggaactatagaaagaaaaaaagtgaagtcgctcagttgtgtccaactctttgcgaccccatggactgcagcccaccaggctcctccatccatggcattttccaggcaagagtactggagtgggttgccacttccttctccacgagaaccccatgaacggcaTGAAAAGGATGTAGGTGAAAGGTAGCTTTTGGCTGGGTTTTATAAATCCAAGGTAAGGAATCAGGACTTTTATCTCACAGGTATGGTGAGATAAGAGATTTAAATTGAAGGAGGGACATGATACAAGGAGTGCTTGGGAATTCACTTAGATTCATTTTGACATGCTGAAACAATTCTTATTACTTATTTTACGATAAAATGCCATTGGAGTTAAGGAGAAGTTAAGAGGAAGACGGTGGAGCAAAAAGGAAGACTATTTGAACAAAACACTCACTGTTAAGCTGTACTGGTGACAGCCTTCTCTTATTGGCCAATCCAGTCCATCTCCTTCAGGGACCCCTGACCATGTGAACACTTGTTTGAAGTTCTTCCATCTACTTCCCATATCataaggaaaaacaaagactTCATCTAGTTGATAATACTGAATTCGATCTTTAGCCTGTGGGTAACAAAGAGGTAAGATGGCAGATATACCTGCCTTAAATGGCTTTTGGCAACAGACAATTGAGAACAGTTATTCCTCAAATTTGTATCACTTCTAAAAATACTTCCTCCTTGTTACAACATTAGATGCACTTATCACAATATAGGAAGAACCTGACACACAAACACCAACCTTGTGTAAGATCATCCACAAAATGTGTGACAGGGCTTTTTTGGGAATAAATCTAAATAAGACTGAATTTAAGCAttcaaaaatgcatattaaaagtTAGTAactttatttcatatataaaaaatCCTCAATGTTCCTACTAGTAGAACAAAAGAATCCAGGTGTAAAGAACAGATGTTAACAAAGAGATTTAACAGAAAACAAGGGTTTATTCAGGCTGGAAGGAACTTGTAGGAATGGCCAGGAAAGGTGTGACAGGTGagttattttatgaaaattattttttttttaaagttagcagGTAAGTGTAAGAGATCTTTCAGTTTTACATACCATTACATATGTCTGCATACTTACACAGgcatttatatgcatattttatgcatatatatatccaGGTTTCATAAATTATATTCTAGGCATTTAAATTGTCATCTTTTACCTAAGGGAATAAACTGACTTAGAATTTCTGAATTTCTACTGACACCTAGTGGTATAAAGATAACATTGTTTATTCCTACAATAAGTATACAAACCCAGTTGACATTTATTGTGTAATAACATATggtaattttgacccattttcttTAACTTAATAGAAtcgtttatttgatttttattgagCAATATAGTgccaattttaaaataacttctagATTTAGTGTGGCACTTTACAAATAGCCTTGGTCATCGGCAAAACAGTTAATCTAATGTCAACATATTATGCTAACTAGAGATTATACCTTGAAATATTATCATagaatagtattttattttatttttttcatagaatAGTATTTTAGAGAAAAGCTTCTTGCAGTTACTTATAAAGTGATATTGATAATAATTCAATTACAAGAATTGTCAAGCTGTAACACGAAAACATGTAAGTCCATCCCCACCCTGATAATGAGTAACTTCTTTTCCCTTCTTAGAAACAAAAACTTCAGCGTCTTAAAATGGATTAAGAGCCTCAGAGAAGAGAGacctagaatattaaaaaagacaaaGTGTTAAGGATGAGAGCAGTTTACAAAAAACAACAAAGGCATGGAGTCTGTCTGAGAGAAGCACACAGTGAAGAGGGAACTCCGTGCACAGCGTGTGTTAAAAACCGACAGAGACGTGCACCAGGGACCAtgggaaaagggaagagaaggacTTCACTTGGTCTAGGGACAGTCAAGGAACGCTCCTCGGAGGAAGTGACAGCTGAACCAAGTCTCAAGGGgcaagaaataaggaaaaaagaggTAGGAAGAATGTTCTAGACAGAGGGAGCAACATGTGGAAAAATACAGAAGCAAAAGATGTGTAAACTATTTGGTATTAGCCGGTACGGAGTATGAATAGATGGGGAGGGGTGGAAATGAAATGGAGAAGCAGGTAAGGGGAAGACATGAACAGTTTTTATGCATAAGCCAAGGAGCTTGGACATAAACTTGTACATCCATGTTTCTAAAAGTATGCTTTGTGCATCTCCTTCAGTCCCCAAGACCTCTTCTTGGGGTTGAACAAAGTCAGACAACTTTGATAACAATACTAAGACATTTTGCCTTCTTTCATGGTGTTGACATTTGCAATGGTGGGTGAAATTGCTGGCACCTTATGTTGGCATCAAGACAGGCACCAAGGTGTTATATTCTTCATTGCTACATACTCCATTcacaccaaaccaaaccaacaaaAAGCCCAGTTTTACATAAAAATGTCTTGatgaataaaagttatttttattaaatctcaGCCCTCAAGTAgatgtctttttaatattctgtgtgacAAAATAGGAAATACACATAAAGCATGACAAAATGCTCGTCTCAAGGAAAACGCCTGTATGAGTTGTGAGTCAATTAAAGCTGTGCAGCCAGCTTTTTTCATGCAGTGCTATTTTTGTTTGAAAGAATGAGTGATGTAACAGACAAGCCAAACTTAGTCAGGCTTCAGTATTTAGTGGatgtcttcttgaaaatgaacaaaGTCAAGCTATTACTTCATATAAACAACTATTTGTTGCTAGTGAAAAATGTAaggctttcaaataaaaattagaatttggAAAATTTACATCACCATTATGAGCTTGACGGCTTTCCAATATTTAAAGATTTCCCCCATAAAACTGGTAGTGATACAAATGGATTCACATCTTGAATAATGAACTATATCAACACTCTAAAAATCTGTGTAACTCTGTAAACCAGTATGTTCCAAAAGACCAATGCCTGATGCCCTATATGGGTAAAAGATCCATTCAAAGAGCAAGACAGATTGATGGAATTGAatacaaaagaatacaaaaactTGACTGATGTGATTTTAGATCTAACATGCAACTAACCTCTCAACAACTAGAACTTGTCAAATTATAATGTATTGTTACTACCAAAGAATGTCCACCATTATCTAAAAGGCATGTTAAAATATCCTTTTCAACCTACTTATCTGTTTAAGGCTgaattttcttcatatacttcaatcAAAGCAACATATCTCAACAGACTGAACGGAGAAGTAGATGTGAGAATCCAACTGTCTTCTGTTGAGTCAGATATTAAAGAAATttgtaaaaacataaaacaatgcCACTCTCCCTATtctgtttattttggaaaatttaattatttttccagaaatgttattttattaacatataatGGATTTATTActgctatttttaaatgaaataatattcaaaGGTTTTCTCAGTTAGAAAATATGGCAAATGTCAATAGATATAATACCCAATAGTATAATTAATAAAAGCCCTTTAGTGTACTTAACAATTTTTGAGAATGTAAAAGgtcctgaggggcttccctgatggttcagtggcagagcatccacctttcaatgcagaagatgtgggttccaacccagggtcaggaagatcccctggagaaggaaatggcaacccacgccagtattcttgcctgagaaatcccacagacacgGCCTAGAGGGCTatcgtccatgaggtcgcagaagaGCTAGGCACGAATTAGTtgctaaacaacaaacaacaaaaggtCCCAAGACTGAAGTTTGAGAGCTGCTGCTATAAATTAAAACTCACCAACTAGCTGCTAGGGGGTTAAATATGTCCTATAGGTTGTCTTCTTTGGCCCATGAAGGTTTTCTGTTTATTCTGCTTTTAATTTGAATTGCTTCCTAATGCTTAAAAACAAAGAAGGTAACataaaaatccagatttctggtttttcttgggaaaaaaaattacatgatctCACAATACTAGGTGAGGATTTCTCTGTGCCAACAATGAGCTTGGTCGGCTGGGCAGCTCTGAAGCACAGGTTGGCTCCACTCCTCTAGGTTATCTGCCTGGGCCCCAGTGCACTGGGTTTAAAACCCCAGTAAGCTACAGGGAtggaaaggctctgagaagtcttAAATAGGGAGCGGGGCATATTTTAACATCAGAATCACAACAGACAATGTGAAGTATGTATTGGAGGTTGTGAGGTTTGTGACAAGCTACATGTTCTAAGCTCTATCTGATGTGTAAAGCCTATGGGACGACACGTTGGTAGGACAGAAGCTCCCTTCCCAATggactcccttctcctccagtctgAGAGGATGGCCAAATGGCTTCTGCATGACTCAGAACAATTCCGTGTGAGATGGTGCTGTGGGAGTTTTACTGAAACAGGAATAAATCAAACAGTTCCTGTAACCACCCTTTACATGGCATGCAAGTGACATAAGGAAGCCATTTGGTAGTCAAGCTTTCATTTGGGGACATTTACTAGTTAATCTGATCTATTAGTTAATCAgcactttatcaaaattaagaaaataattctaaaatttacctTCTCTTCAATCCATGATTCAATAGAAGTTTTGTTTCTGAGAATTATTTTCATCTGGaaagagtaaaatttaaaatgttactgGTTCATTTAAGattatcatcttaaaaaaaaattatcatcttTACACTACCCCTATGAGACAGTTTTTATTGCTCCATTCCATATATGAAGGTATCAGGacaatagaaattaaataaaagagcACGTGGTTCATCTGACTCTAAACCATTGGACTATATCTTCATGACTTCATCAATCCACCATCAAATCTGAATCTATGGCTTAAATAAAAAATCATGCTTTAAGTATTACCTTCTGAATAAGTTTTCCAgagtattaataaaatattgatacAATCCATTCAATCAGCATTAACATATTTTGCATTAAAATTTTACCACTATTTTTAATAAATCTTAAATGCATGATTAGCCTATTTATTACAAGTAACAGTGACTCATTACAGTCAACCTAGACATTCTGTTTGCCTTAAAAACTGAGTATATTCAGTCTTGATTCTATTTTTGATTTTCCTAGAAATGACAATTCCATTTATGTAGGTTTTTACACCACATGACCTTAGTTTATTTCTAATATGATTCTTAATTACAGGCATTGGGGAAAACATTTCAAAGAATTTGATTGCAGgctaataaaaaatatgaaatataaccCAAACCAGGTTATTTTAAAACTAAGAGTTCAAAAAGGGTTGCGTAATCCATCAGGGCTTGTAGCGCAGCGTTTCTAATTCTATGAGTTCTGCAATTCTCTGATGTCTGGTTGTGCCTTCATGGAGACAGTGTGACACAGTAAGAACAACCTGGACTAGGAGTCCTTACCATATTCCAAGGGCCTAGCACAATACCTGGTTCATGGTGGGCCTTCAATGAATGAATACACTAATGAAACAAATGCAATGAGTCATAAGAACTATTTTTTGATCTCTTCAGGGTCACATCCTCCTTCTCTGGTTGCTCATAGCACTTTGTACATAAATCTACGATATACACATGACCCTGATTTAATGACAGGCAGGTCTTCATTCTCATTATTGTAGACTCAGAAATTAGCAGAGTGATTCATCATAGAGCAGACATTAAGTAGCACCAATATCACAGGGTTGTTATGGAGATTAAATGAGCTAACATATGTAAAAGACCTAAAATAGCACTCCATAAATGTTAGCTATGTTATTATGCTTTTGATTAATATGCCAttataaaataacattaataattATGTTTACTGAATGCACGAATGGATGATATTGGGTATGTCACTTAATCTTCTTGTGACTCAACTACTCATCTGCAAGGAAGGGAAAATAATACTCCTCTTTGACTTCTTTTGGGGTTGATGTGAACATCAAGAGATGCTGTGAGAAGAGCTTTCTCAAGGATAAAATGCTATGTAACTCTAActtaggattttttaaattaaatcattaCCCAGAAATGCTGGCAAAGTCACTTTGAAATTATCTGACAAGCAGAAGATAAAATTCATCACTTAGATGGAAAAAGTAACAATAATCTCCATTTCACACGGCATACTTAAATGcagctttttttcctctttctcattaCAAGCAGCCCCAATTACTCGACAGTGTTAGCTAGAGGTAATAGAGGAGCTTACCTGGATAAAAAACAACATCCCAACAGCTATGGTTGTTCCTAAAGCTAATCCCAAGGCAAACAAGGTGGCAGCAAATGCAGCTAATCCAAAAGGAATAATTGGAAGAGGGTCTCTCCGGGCTGCACTCATATCAATCTTGACCGTGTTCCACCCAAAGGAGAGCTGCAAACAACACCACCCACAAGAAATACTTGGTTGTCATAAATGGTGAGACTCTACTGTACCATTTAAAACCACTTGATCAAGAAGATCAGCAAATGACAATGTGCTACTGTGGCCAAAGCAAACGTAACTTTTCTAATTAATACTGTGGCTTGAACTCATAGTGACATGTGTGATATCCTCTTTGGTATTGTcacatgttttttgtttgtcaTTGTTTGCTCAGAAAGCATTAGGTAGACTGCATATGCATTACTGGGGATGAATGACAGTGGACACAAATCTAAGTTGTAACTGTGTCTCCCATCTTCTCCTCGCTTTCCTATATTTATAGTGCTCTTCCATCGTGACAAAGATAGCCTAAGATTCAGTGGTTTCTTCCCTCTTGTTCCACAACCAGAGGTTTAAGAACTAGTAACATGTAGGTCAAAACATGTCCTGCCTGGCctgcaaaatgttttaaaatattcagagtGAGGTACCAACATTTAGAAATTTAGTGGTTTAGAAATCAGATTGCATATAGA
Above is a genomic segment from Dama dama isolate Ldn47 chromosome 15, ASM3311817v1, whole genome shotgun sequence containing:
- the ZDHHC6 gene encoding palmitoyltransferase ZDHHC6 isoform X3, with product MPCLLVLASSLWGGNRKILRIACTSSIVKSAKHTRHHGHITAESATAPLGCIHAAFIFVMTMYTQLYNRLSFGWNTVKIDMSAARRDPLPIIPFGLAAFAATLFALGLALGTTIAVGMLFFIQMKIILRNKTSIESWIEEKAKDRIQYYQLDEVFVFPYDMGSRWKNFKQVFTWSGVPEGDGLDWPIREGCHQYSLTIEQLKQKADKRVRSVRYKVIEDYSGTCCPLNRGIKTFFTSPCTEEPRIRLQKGEFILATRGLRYWLYGDKILDDSVLEGVSRIRGWFPRNCVEKCPCDAETDQAPEGEKKNR